The following proteins come from a genomic window of Maylandia zebra isolate NMK-2024a linkage group LG22, Mzebra_GT3a, whole genome shotgun sequence:
- the LOC143414577 gene encoding uncharacterized protein LOC143414577: MMFWKKDGVEIHEGVDLGDILPNNDWTFQMSADLNVSSVTPEDWSRYDCVFQLSGVENIIQLDKTVTRTNQAERTDNPSDMTAPVIATVVVLLIFILIAAVGFAVYKKKKDITAPENSTEASVRLNQETITAPSI; the protein is encoded by the exons ATGATGTTCTGGAAAAAAGATGGCGTGGAGATTCATGAGGGTGTGGATCTTGGAGACATCCTCCCCAACAATGATTGGACCTTCCAGATGAGTGCTGATCTGAATGTTTCATCAGTCACACCTGAAGACTGGAGCAGATAcgactgtgtgtttcagctCTCTGGTGTTGAGAACATCATCCAACTGGATAAAACAGTAACCAGAACCAACCAGGCAGAGAGAACTG ATAATCCCTCTGACATGACAGCTCCAGTCATTGCAACAGTGGTGGTTCTTCTTATTTTCATCCTCATTGCTGCTGTTGGATTTGCTGtttacaaaaagaagaaag acATTACAGCTCCTGAGAACAGCACTGAAGCCTCTGTGAGACTGAATCAAGAGACCATCACGGCACCGTCTATATAG